TTTCCGGAACTTCGCCTCGATCCCTTCCTGCTTCGGCGGAAGAAAGGCGCCGACCGGGTTGTACACCAGGTTGAGCGTCAGTCCACTTCCCTCTTTACCGTAGCCCAGTCGGTTCAATAACCGAAGGGCCTCCATCGATTTGTCGAAAATACCCTCGCCGCGTTGCGCATCCGTCTGTGTCGCCTGATAGGACGGCAGCGATGCAATCACTTCCACGCGGTGCTGCGCGAGAAACTCTCCCAGGTCGGCTTGCGAAGGGATGAGCAGCACGGAAAGATTGCAGCGATCCAGCACCTGACGGCCTAACGATCGGGCCTGTTCGACGAGCCAGCGAAAGTGCGGATTGAGCTCCGGTGCGCCGCCGGTGATATCCACGGTGGGAATATCCGTACGAGCCAGGGCCTGGAGACAGAGGTCGAGGGTGTCTTTCGACATGACCTCCGTCCGGTCAGGTCCCGCGTCGACGTGACAGTGGCGACAGGTTTGGTTACACAGCTTTCCCAGGTTGAGTTGGAACGTCGTGATGCCGGTGGCGTGAAGCGGATAGAGCTCTACCGCATTGAGGGCCGTCTCGAACGGCTGACAGGCCGTCGTCTGGGCCAGGAGTCGCAGCTGCTCCGACGCGGCTGCGAGCGGATCTCGTCGAGCGAGCAGGCTTAGGCCCATCGGATCGATCCCTTCCTCATCGTCAGGCGGCTCAGCAACAACCGCCGGTCGGGCTACAGGCGACTTCCGTGCCGTCCACACCTGCCGAGGCTCGTTGGTAGATCGTGAAGTGAGGGCGATAGGCCTCCTGTGTCAGGACCTGGAGGGTCTTGGAACAAATTTCCAACGGCACGCCGCGGTAGTACTGGTGATGATCGTCGTCCTCGGCACTGATGATTGGCCCGGTGAGAATCGCATAGGCGCCTTGCCAGACACAGGGTTTCTGTTCCGGATGGATTGCGCACCAGCGTGGATCGGTGGCAGCGAGTGTGACGGGCGTAGGGCCGAGAAGGAACAGCGAACGAAGCGGCTCGCTCTGCAACAGTTGCGCGCGTTGGGCGTCGATGCTTTGGGGTACGCCGCGTTCGTACCGTTGGCCCAATTCGTCCGTGACGCTCGAGAAGGGGCCCCGGAGCGTGGCATAGGACGAGGTCTTTTCGTCGGCGATGGCTGGAAACTTGTATCCGGTGAGCGTCACCGAGAGGAAATGGATGCCGTCGATCGACTGCCAGGGCGTGGACTTGATCTGGTGGACGGCGCGAAATCCCGCATCGACCATCCCGCCGATGTAGTCCTGCACCTGCAAGGCGCCGGACAGACAGTCGCCCCACTTGGCTGCGTCATGCACCAGGTATTGCGGCACAACCTGGTCCGACACGATGTCGGAAATCGTAAACCGGCCGCCCGGCTTGATCACGCGGTACATCTCGCGGAAGACCTTTCGCTTGTCGGGCGCTAGATTGATCACACAATTGGAAATAATCAGATCGACGCTGGCGTCCTCCAC
The window above is part of the Nitrospira sp. genome. Proteins encoded here:
- the arsS gene encoding arsenosugar biosynthesis radical SAM protein ArsS (Some members of this family are selenoproteins.), whose product is MGLSLLARRDPLAAASEQLRLLAQTTACQPFETALNAVELYPLHATGITTFQLNLGKLCNQTCRHCHVDAGPDRTEVMSKDTLDLCLQALARTDIPTVDITGGAPELNPHFRWLVEQARSLGRQVLDRCNLSVLLIPSQADLGEFLAQHRVEVIASLPSYQATQTDAQRGEGIFDKSMEALRLLNRLGYGKEGSGLTLNLVYNPVGAFLPPKQEGIEAKFRKELASRHGVSFTRLYTITNMPISRFLEFLIESGNYEGYMERLAAAFNPAAAAGVMCRYTLSVGWDGTLYDCDFNQMLELPVSQGTPQHIRDFDPARLHHRQIVTRNHCYGCTAGSGSSCGGAVT
- a CDS encoding methyltransferase domain-containing protein translates to MPIDDITQKVSDRYARAAATGEQMCCPTGYDFTDLKSFVPEEVLTISYGCGTPAGLNTVQSGETVLDIGSGGGIDCFEAARRVGPTGRVIGIDMTDTMLEIARRNAPIVAGNLGYATSNIEFRKGMADAMPVEDASVDLIISNCVINLAPDKRKVFREMYRVIKPGGRFTISDIVSDQVVPQYLVHDAAKWGDCLSGALQVQDYIGGMVDAGFRAVHQIKSTPWQSIDGIHFLSVTLTGYKFPAIADEKTSSYATLRGPFSSVTDELGQRYERGVPQSIDAQRAQLLQSEPLRSLFLLGPTPVTLAATDPRWCAIHPEQKPCVWQGAYAILTGPIISAEDDDHHQYYRGVPLEICSKTLQVLTQEAYRPHFTIYQRASAGVDGTEVACSPTGGCC